From a single Arachis hypogaea cultivar Tifrunner chromosome 3, arahy.Tifrunner.gnm2.J5K5, whole genome shotgun sequence genomic region:
- the LOC112791685 gene encoding protein REVEILLE 2 codes for MAIHDQNRVTTSQGSPPVGNEVSSGSELHSVTDIQLKDQFSTTNDGALKVRKPYTIKKQRERWTDEEHKKFLEALKLHGRAWRRIEEHVGTKTAVQIRSHAQKFFSKVLRDSSGKIINSAESIEIPPPRPKRKPMHPYPRKLVGTPNKITSVKEQPNRSNSLKSQADFDQENQSPKSVLTGVGSDSHGSSDSDTPNGSLSPMSSVSGVNSSGFTLVEPKTPSEEAGLNADSAHNENPLVISKKEIKASMVEESFGQTVKLFGMTLSVTNTCRPSPSSIEACKPIPVHINVHCFGKGEGKSELPSHIVPSETRATSKLRPRMRTETCGRGFVPYKRFMAEREKNHSSTDREEQGIRLSL; via the exons ATGGCCATTCAC GATCAAAATCGAGTTACCACATCACAGGGTAGTCCTCCAGTGGGAAATGAAGTATCTTCGGGTTCTGAACTGCATTCTGTTACAGATATTCAACTCAAAGACCAGTTTTCAACCACAAATGATGGTGCTCTCAAG GTGAGGAAACCGTACACCATCAAGAAACAAAGAGAGAGGTGGACGGATGAAGAGCACAAGAAGTTTCTTGAGGCTTTAAAGTTACATGGCAGGGCCTGGCGTCGTATCGAAG AACATGTTGGCACAAAGACTGCTGTTCAGATTCGAAGTCATGCTCAGAAGTTTTTTTCTAAG GTTCTCCGTGACTCTAGTGGTAAGATTATCAACTCTGCAGAGTCAATTGAAATTCCTCCTCCAAGACCAAAACGAAAGCCGATGCATCCTTACCCCCGTAAGCTAGTAGGGACTCCTAATAAAATAACTTCCGTCAAAGAGCAGCCGAACAGGTCTAATTCTCTGAAGTCACAAGCAGATTTTGATCAAGAGAACCAATCTCCCAAGTCAGTGTTAACTGGGGTTGGTTCAGACAGTCATGGTTCCTCAGATTCAGATACACCTAACGGAAGCTTATCCCCAATGTCATCCGTTAGCGGGGTCAATTCAAGCGGATTTACACTTGTGGAACCCAAAACCCCATCCGAGGAAGCTGGACTAAATGCCGATTCAGCTCACAATGAGAACCCTCTTGTG ATATCCAAGAAAGAAATCAAAGCAAGCATGGTAGAAGAATCATTTGGTCAGACTGTAAAGCTTTTCGGGATGACTCTATCGGTAACAAACACATGCAGACCCTCACCTTCATCAATTGAGGCATGCAAACCAATTCCTGTACACATAAATGTGCATTGCTTTGGCAAGGGGGAAGGAAAATCGGAACTTCCTAGCCATATTGTTCCAAGCGAAACTAGAGCAACATCCAAGCTAAGGCCTAGAATGAGAACTGAAACCTGTGGGAGAGGTTTTGTCCCATATAAAAGGTTCATGGCTGAGAGAGAAAAAAACCACTCTTCCACTGATAGGGAAGAGCAAGGCATCCGGCTTTCATTATAG